In a genomic window of Arachnia rubra:
- a CDS encoding MFS transporter: MLTHSSPDFRRLLVISFVSSFGEWMSLMALSYIVFIASGLTALGILTSVPVVAGTALSPWVGAWVDRLNARRVVLLTTIALAVVTAALQWYQPLAYVLLLAVRQVLGGLMYTAQGRLVPAVVPSTELERGAGLLNGADRIGAGLGLAVGPVLAAQLGPTVFLVNSATLLLASALFWGLRADVAPAPTGKHGRTVREALPWLRSNAIVLALYCLGSILWGLRDIGTLPVVEQRLGLDIATWSGAFAAIALVGEVLGAAVLAWHNPDVRTHGLQIVGGLVVALALTIMLPALVVWLPLVVAVKVVEGLASNLLGSVATIVLIFQAPEGLRGRVAGVLFSLTMSVLAMSKLVWGYAIDQWGVVLVYVGALVVTVVVVFALSAAGFGESKQLGRSRPSDS; encoded by the coding sequence GTGCTGACTCACTCATCGCCTGACTTCCGTCGACTGTTGGTCATCTCTTTTGTCAGTAGCTTCGGCGAGTGGATGAGTCTGATGGCACTCAGTTACATCGTCTTCATCGCCTCTGGCCTGACCGCCCTCGGCATCCTGACGTCGGTACCGGTGGTAGCAGGCACGGCACTGTCCCCGTGGGTCGGTGCCTGGGTCGACCGACTGAACGCCCGCCGTGTTGTGCTATTGACCACCATCGCCCTTGCAGTCGTCACCGCCGCGCTGCAATGGTACCAGCCGCTCGCCTACGTTCTGCTCCTGGCGGTCCGGCAAGTCCTCGGGGGCCTCATGTACACCGCACAGGGCCGTCTGGTTCCGGCGGTGGTCCCCTCAACGGAGCTCGAACGAGGAGCTGGGCTACTAAATGGAGCCGACCGGATCGGCGCCGGGCTAGGGCTCGCCGTCGGGCCGGTCTTGGCGGCTCAACTGGGCCCAACGGTCTTCCTTGTCAACAGCGCCACCCTCCTTCTCGCCTCGGCACTTTTCTGGGGCTTGCGTGCAGACGTCGCGCCGGCACCCACCGGGAAACACGGACGTACCGTGCGTGAGGCCCTGCCGTGGCTTCGCTCGAACGCCATTGTTCTCGCCCTCTACTGTCTCGGCTCGATTCTGTGGGGGCTGAGGGACATCGGCACCCTGCCGGTTGTTGAGCAACGCCTCGGTCTCGATATCGCGACCTGGTCGGGTGCGTTCGCGGCCATCGCTCTGGTTGGAGAGGTACTCGGTGCCGCCGTCCTCGCCTGGCACAACCCCGACGTCCGGACCCACGGGCTACAGATCGTCGGCGGACTAGTGGTGGCACTGGCCCTGACGATCATGCTCCCCGCCCTGGTCGTGTGGCTCCCGCTTGTTGTAGCGGTCAAAGTGGTCGAGGGTCTCGCATCCAACCTCCTCGGCTCCGTGGCTACGATCGTGTTGATCTTTCAGGCACCAGAGGGGCTGCGTGGTAGGGTCGCCGGAGTGTTGTTTTCACTTACCATGTCGGTACTCGCCATGTCGAAGCTTGTTTGGGGGTACGCGATCGATCAGTGGGGCGTCGTTCTAGTCTACGTTGGGGCGCTCGTGGTCACAGTCGTTGTTGTTTTCGCTCTCTCGGCCGCCGGGTTCGGTGAGTCGAAGCAGCTCGGGCGGTCTCGCCCATCCGATTCCTGA
- a CDS encoding NAD-dependent epimerase/dehydratase family protein — protein sequence MTTNTVHHHPGPIPSSAAARSYAGKSVLVTGGNGFIGANLTAVLLAAGARVTVADLDCTPSRASALSCQGLLDHPKLRMVELDVLDANALRAEMVRTRHDVIVHLAACSVIERSAMQPHEAIRTNAMGVVTLLSTLLEDDVPVPDSIVTISTDKVYGESGNEPTDEGAPLGGLGVYEAGKAAGDILARAFHATRGLPVTVLRPCNVYGPHDYGGSRLIPRALSALYAHDEPLPPQLYADSVQHSRDFLYIEDVIEMVLAAGTSSAAIGEVFNLAGKFNAAPAEILDLLVQCAAEWETGFDRTRAQRIRDNGVVVEPSSPPPGTLVISTQRIDGRKLSRTLGVVPVVSIEEGLRRTIAVYRDHYREGRG from the coding sequence ATGACGACTAACACGGTTCACCATCACCCCGGGCCGATACCGTCGTCGGCCGCTGCACGTTCCTACGCCGGCAAGAGCGTGTTAGTGACCGGTGGGAACGGCTTCATCGGCGCGAACCTCACAGCAGTGCTTTTGGCGGCTGGTGCGCGCGTCACTGTAGCCGACCTAGATTGCACGCCGAGCCGGGCCTCCGCGCTCAGTTGCCAGGGTCTGCTGGATCACCCAAAACTGCGGATGGTCGAGCTTGACGTTCTTGATGCCAACGCGCTGCGCGCTGAGATGGTTCGCACGCGCCACGATGTGATCGTGCATCTGGCTGCGTGCTCAGTGATCGAGCGGTCCGCAATGCAACCGCACGAGGCGATCCGAACCAACGCGATGGGGGTGGTGACTCTGCTCAGCACCTTGCTCGAAGATGATGTCCCGGTGCCCGATTCGATTGTGACGATCTCAACCGACAAGGTCTACGGTGAGTCGGGGAATGAGCCAACGGACGAAGGCGCACCCTTGGGGGGGCTTGGAGTCTATGAAGCAGGCAAGGCCGCAGGCGATATCCTCGCCCGCGCCTTCCACGCCACGCGCGGGCTTCCTGTAACCGTCCTGCGACCGTGCAATGTCTACGGCCCGCATGACTACGGCGGCTCACGCCTGATACCAAGGGCCCTGAGCGCTCTTTACGCGCACGATGAGCCGCTCCCGCCGCAGCTGTACGCGGACTCGGTGCAGCACAGTCGCGATTTTTTATACATCGAAGACGTCATCGAGATGGTGTTAGCGGCGGGAACGTCGTCAGCAGCCATTGGCGAGGTATTCAATCTGGCGGGCAAGTTTAATGCGGCCCCGGCGGAGATCCTCGACCTATTGGTCCAGTGCGCGGCGGAGTGGGAGACCGGCTTCGACCGAACCCGCGCCCAACGCATCCGTGACAACGGTGTGGTGGTCGAGCCGTCTTCGCCGCCGCCCGGCACGCTCGTCATCTCGACGCAGCGTATCGACGGTAGGAAGCTGTCCCGGACGCTGGGGGTTGTCCCCGTCGTCAGCATTGAAGAGGGTTTGCGTCGCACGATCGCCGTCTACCGCGACCATTACCGGGAGGGGCGCGGATGA
- a CDS encoding aminotransferase class V-fold PLP-dependent enzyme: protein MHLQPCVNERTCLVAFSSTHYLSGRPVDDLCGIDVLLCVDAIQTLGAQPLCGRHIDFTVADGHKWLLAPKGMGVLSVRSELFPLLPLAVLGWRSVDDYRSLCVRETLASTARRYESGSLNEMGLIGLEASLGLLVQVGQHHDPKRLRVARLQLVGGLRALGLPVLGTPRLHDWAAIVSFHMPDTHSAEVARELQRAGVVVSVRYETSGTEFLQSAPHLYTTDDDIDRLLDALSGHSKCQSRHEGTKQ, encoded by the coding sequence ATGCATCTTCAGCCATGCGTCAACGAACGGACTTGCCTCGTTGCGTTCAGTAGCACCCACTACTTATCCGGCCGACCCGTCGACGACCTGTGCGGCATTGACGTCTTGCTGTGCGTCGACGCGATCCAGACTCTCGGGGCGCAACCGCTGTGCGGCCGCCACATCGACTTCACCGTGGCGGACGGTCACAAGTGGCTCCTAGCGCCAAAAGGGATGGGAGTGCTTTCGGTGCGGAGCGAGCTGTTTCCCTTACTGCCTCTGGCCGTCCTAGGATGGCGGTCCGTGGACGATTATCGCAGTCTTTGCGTCCGGGAGACCCTCGCCAGTACCGCCCGCCGCTACGAATCAGGTAGCCTGAACGAGATGGGGCTGATCGGTCTGGAGGCCTCCTTGGGACTACTCGTTCAGGTCGGTCAGCACCATGACCCCAAACGGTTGCGGGTGGCTAGGCTACAGCTAGTGGGCGGACTGCGCGCGCTCGGTCTACCGGTGCTGGGTACCCCTAGGCTCCACGACTGGGCCGCTATAGTCAGCTTTCACATGCCGGATACGCATAGTGCAGAGGTCGCGCGCGAGCTTCAGCGGGCCGGGGTCGTCGTGTCCGTTCGGTACGAAACCTCCGGTACAGAATTCCTCCAGTCCGCGCCGCACCTCTACACCACTGACGATGACATCGACCGGCTGCTCGACGC
- a CDS encoding NAD-dependent epimerase/dehydratase family protein — translation MSDAWSGLRCLVTGGAGFGGRRLVDELICKGAEVTVLDRRLGTRACPEVDYVVGDVRDDALVRTLLRTRHVDAVFHLAAEALVPYSVAHPAEVLDVNARGTYVMLEAWRQERPDARFIFASSGAYYGDTTSSEPLPESASPLAAANLYASSKAAADLAVQGYAATYDLRAAVCRFMNTYGPGDTHRSRLVPRALALLASAGPFDFGNRDDGTSALDFLYIDDMVSGYLAVAEHLEYGDSGAFNFGSGRCVPIAEVATRASVVWDGLSRVPVFSGARRAAPRRKWLDIRKARDLLGWEPRTDLDTGLAATVRWFREAKRGC, via the coding sequence ATGAGCGACGCATGGTCCGGACTACGTTGTTTGGTGACGGGCGGGGCGGGGTTCGGCGGTCGTCGCTTGGTCGACGAGCTCATCTGCAAAGGCGCCGAAGTTACGGTCCTCGACCGTCGTCTCGGCACTCGTGCTTGTCCTGAAGTCGACTATGTCGTTGGGGACGTCCGCGACGACGCGCTGGTGCGCACGCTGCTGCGGACGCGGCACGTCGACGCTGTGTTCCACCTCGCTGCCGAGGCGCTGGTGCCTTATAGCGTGGCGCACCCGGCTGAAGTCTTGGACGTAAACGCGCGCGGTACCTACGTGATGCTCGAGGCGTGGCGTCAGGAGCGCCCGGATGCCCGGTTCATCTTTGCTTCCAGCGGCGCGTATTACGGCGATACCACCTCGTCGGAGCCACTTCCCGAGTCCGCCAGCCCGCTAGCCGCTGCCAATTTGTACGCCTCCTCTAAGGCCGCCGCCGACCTCGCGGTGCAGGGGTACGCTGCGACCTACGATCTACGTGCAGCCGTGTGCCGCTTCATGAACACCTATGGCCCTGGTGATACACATCGCTCGCGCCTAGTCCCGCGGGCGCTCGCCCTGCTTGCCAGCGCAGGACCCTTCGACTTTGGCAACCGCGACGATGGTACGAGCGCCCTGGACTTTCTCTACATCGACGACATGGTGAGCGGCTACCTCGCGGTCGCTGAACACCTTGAGTACGGTGATAGTGGGGCGTTTAATTTCGGCTCGGGTCGATGTGTGCCGATCGCGGAGGTGGCCACCCGGGCGAGCGTAGTCTGGGATGGCCTGTCCCGAGTGCCGGTGTTCTCCGGCGCTCGGCGGGCAGCACCCCGGCGCAAGTGGCTCGACATCCGCAAGGCACGAGACCTCCTCGGGTGGGAGCCAAGAACAGACCTCGATACGGGGCTTGCGGCCACAGTCCGCTGGTTCCGTGAGGCCAAGCGTGGATGCTGA